Proteins encoded in a region of the Nitrospira sp. genome:
- the rsfS gene encoding ribosome silencing factor, whose protein sequence is MAMLDKKALDVQVLHVAPLTSIADYLVIGSAESDRQTRAIADSVREALSRVGQRPLSLEGTSSGQWVLIDFGDVVAHVFRHDTRSHYALERLWSDARSIPVPDNASASATAPKRHMIQKTTSRKMV, encoded by the coding sequence ATGGCGATGCTCGACAAGAAGGCTCTTGATGTCCAGGTCCTCCATGTCGCCCCGCTTACGTCAATCGCCGATTACCTGGTCATTGGGTCGGCTGAATCCGACCGACAAACACGCGCAATCGCTGATTCCGTCAGAGAAGCGCTCTCGCGCGTGGGCCAACGCCCACTGAGTCTCGAAGGCACATCCTCGGGCCAGTGGGTCCTGATCGATTTTGGCGATGTTGTCGCCCATGTGTTCAGACACGACACGCGTTCGCATTATGCCCTTGAGCGCCTGTGGAGCGACGCCCGATCTATCCCGGTTCCAGATAATGCATCGGCTTCAGCCACCGCACCGAAGCGACACATGATCCAGAAAACGACTTCACGGAAGATGGTCTAG
- the proB gene encoding glutamate 5-kinase, with product MRDKLLGQAKRIVIKIGSSLIASRAEGLRPQQIERLADEIAGLRTQGREILVVSSGAIVSGIQKLQLKDYPKSLPVKQAAAAVGQSRLMWAYEKAFERLNIQVAQILLTHQDLADRRRFLNARHTLAALIGFGIVPIINENDTVAVDEIRVGDNDTLASEVAHLADADLLVILSDVDGLYTEDPRKNPSATLIPLITEITQDVERLAGVSSTFEGTGGMATKLRAAKKVGEYGISTLVLNGERAGLLPAVLEGGPGGSLFLARERRLNSRKHWIAFTLRSRGQVHLDQGAVDALIERGKSLLASGILQVTGSFDAGDPVSCLDTDGKEFARGLVNVSSDLLGQMKGLKTAAIHEQFGLQEYEEVIHRDNLVIL from the coding sequence ATGCGAGACAAGCTCTTAGGACAAGCGAAGCGGATCGTCATCAAGATCGGCAGCAGCCTGATCGCTTCGCGTGCGGAAGGTCTGCGGCCTCAACAGATTGAGCGATTGGCTGATGAAATCGCTGGGCTCCGAACACAGGGGCGGGAAATCCTGGTGGTCTCGTCCGGTGCCATCGTCTCCGGTATTCAGAAATTGCAGCTGAAAGATTACCCGAAAAGCCTGCCTGTCAAGCAGGCAGCGGCAGCCGTAGGCCAGAGCCGGCTCATGTGGGCCTATGAAAAAGCGTTTGAACGTCTCAATATTCAAGTGGCGCAGATACTGCTCACCCACCAGGATCTCGCTGATCGCCGCCGATTCCTTAACGCTCGCCATACACTCGCGGCACTCATCGGTTTCGGCATCGTGCCCATCATCAATGAAAATGATACCGTCGCGGTTGATGAAATCCGGGTCGGCGACAACGACACCCTCGCGAGCGAAGTGGCTCATCTGGCGGATGCGGACTTGCTGGTGATTCTCTCCGATGTAGACGGACTGTATACGGAAGATCCGCGGAAAAACCCGTCGGCGACATTGATCCCCTTGATTACGGAGATTACCCAAGACGTCGAGCGCCTGGCAGGAGTTTCCAGCACATTTGAAGGGACAGGCGGGATGGCGACCAAACTTCGAGCAGCCAAGAAAGTCGGCGAGTATGGAATCTCGACTTTAGTCCTCAATGGCGAACGAGCCGGACTCCTCCCAGCGGTCCTTGAAGGCGGGCCCGGTGGAAGTCTCTTTCTTGCCCGGGAACGTCGACTGAACAGCCGTAAACATTGGATCGCTTTTACGCTTCGCTCCCGCGGTCAGGTCCATCTCGATCAGGGGGCAGTCGATGCCTTGATCGAGCGAGGGAAAAGTTTGCTGGCATCGGGCATCCTTCAGGTGACGGGATCATTTGATGCCGGTGATCCGGTCAGTTGTCTCGATACAGATGGAAAGGAATTCGCAAGAGGCCTGGTGAACGTTTCGTCCGACTTATTAGGTCAGATGAAAGGCCTCAAGACAGCGGCCATCCATGAGCAGTTCGGCCTCCAAGAGTATGAGGAAGTCATCCATCGAGACAACCTTGTCATTCTCTAA
- the rpmA gene encoding 50S ribosomal protein L27: MATNKGGGSSRNGRDSNPQYLGVKAYGGQTVTAGSIIVRQRGTKFFPGFNVDLGRDHTLFSRISGVVKFEGGRDRRKVSVYPVPTKP, from the coding sequence ATGGCAACAAACAAAGGCGGCGGATCATCACGTAACGGCCGTGACAGCAATCCTCAATATTTGGGCGTGAAGGCCTATGGTGGTCAGACCGTGACGGCCGGCAGCATTATCGTCCGCCAGCGCGGCACCAAGTTTTTTCCAGGATTCAACGTGGATCTTGGAAGAGACCATACCCTATTTTCCAGAATAAGCGGTGTGGTGAAGTTTGAAGGTGGACGCGACAGACGAAAAGTCAGCGTATACCCTGTTCCGACCAAACCCTGA
- the obgE gene encoding GTPase ObgE, giving the protein MFVDEVHITVRAGRGGNGICSFRREMFVPRGGPDGGDGGDGGDIVMTASHRLTTLLDLRYQNHYEAQDGRAGGGSNCTGRSGEDLAIAVPVGTIVYDDQTKEILADFIEDAQTAVIAQGGRGGKGNSNFATSVNRVPTKCTPGTPGEERSLRLELKLLADVGLVGFPNAGKSTLIAAVSAARPKIADYPFTTLTPNLGVVRWGSDRSFVMADIPGLIEGAHEGRGLGVQFLRHIERTAFLLHLIDVSEWTPDDPVVSFKTLRQELAAYDGELTKRPFAVVPTKIDIIGTSDRLAQLRSYCRLNDYPCLPISAATNKGLDDLVTYVGKQVERLRKTPCETSS; this is encoded by the coding sequence ATGTTCGTCGATGAGGTGCACATCACAGTACGAGCCGGTCGTGGCGGAAACGGCATCTGCAGTTTCCGGAGGGAGATGTTTGTTCCACGTGGAGGCCCGGACGGCGGGGATGGAGGCGACGGTGGCGACATCGTCATGACCGCATCTCATCGACTGACCACCCTGCTCGACCTCCGCTACCAGAACCATTATGAGGCTCAAGACGGGCGCGCCGGCGGGGGTTCCAATTGTACGGGCCGTTCCGGAGAAGATCTGGCCATCGCCGTTCCTGTCGGCACCATCGTCTATGATGACCAGACGAAAGAAATACTTGCGGATTTCATCGAGGATGCTCAAACGGCCGTCATCGCCCAAGGAGGGCGAGGCGGAAAAGGCAACAGCAACTTTGCCACCTCCGTCAACCGAGTGCCGACGAAGTGCACCCCGGGCACTCCAGGTGAAGAACGATCATTGCGACTTGAACTGAAACTCCTCGCCGACGTCGGGCTGGTCGGTTTTCCTAATGCCGGCAAGTCGACGCTCATTGCAGCTGTATCAGCGGCCCGCCCCAAGATCGCCGACTATCCCTTCACCACTCTGACCCCCAATCTCGGCGTGGTTCGGTGGGGATCCGATCGAAGCTTTGTCATGGCCGATATTCCGGGCCTGATCGAGGGTGCCCACGAAGGCAGAGGCTTGGGCGTGCAGTTTCTCCGCCATATCGAACGCACCGCATTCTTGCTCCACCTGATCGATGTCTCAGAATGGACCCCTGACGATCCAGTGGTGAGTTTTAAGACCTTACGGCAGGAACTTGCAGCCTATGACGGGGAGCTCACCAAGCGCCCATTCGCCGTTGTCCCGACCAAGATCGACATAATCGGCACGAGCGACCGGCTTGCCCAGCTGCGGTCCTATTGTCGCCTCAACGACTATCCCTGCTTGCCGATTTCCGCCGCCACGAACAAGGGGCTTGATGACTTGGTCACCTACGTCGGGAAACAGGTAGAGCGTTTACGAAAGACGCCATGCGAGACAAGCTCTTAG
- the nadD gene encoding nicotinate-nucleotide adenylyltransferase, whose product MSFPRSKHSPLATRHSPLKLGLLGGSFNPIHNCHLSIAHHVHEWMQLSQLLFIPTGDPPHKQGGSLAPANVRVDMVRLAIADSPLFMVSDIEIQRTGKSYSIDTVRSLQDHYGPYTELFFVIGLDAFLDFPTWREPHELLKICHFVVVPRRERSFQALAEMPLLPNLDPLALGQLDTGVQNRLDIVIPSCPGITCLALPPCSISASEIRRRVRDGLSLADMLPPSVESYILRHSLYQEDSDLTRI is encoded by the coding sequence ATGAGTTTTCCGAGGTCCAAACACTCACCACTCGCCACTCGCCACTCGCCACTAAAACTGGGCCTGCTGGGTGGAAGCTTCAATCCTATTCATAATTGTCACCTGAGCATTGCTCATCACGTACATGAATGGATGCAGCTCTCCCAGCTTCTATTCATCCCGACCGGCGACCCACCCCATAAACAGGGCGGCTCACTGGCGCCGGCGAACGTTCGCGTTGACATGGTACGTCTTGCGATCGCTGACAGCCCACTTTTCATGGTATCGGATATCGAGATACAGCGAACAGGAAAGTCCTACTCGATCGATACCGTCCGCTCATTACAGGACCACTATGGCCCATACACAGAGCTGTTCTTCGTCATTGGTCTTGACGCGTTTCTTGACTTCCCTACATGGAGAGAACCGCACGAGCTCTTAAAGATCTGTCATTTCGTGGTGGTGCCTCGGCGTGAGCGATCGTTCCAGGCGCTGGCCGAGATGCCGTTGCTTCCAAACCTGGATCCACTGGCCCTTGGCCAGCTCGACACCGGCGTTCAGAATCGACTCGACATCGTCATCCCTTCCTGCCCGGGGATCACCTGTCTGGCCCTTCCACCCTGTTCGATCTCGGCCTCAGAAATTAGGCGGCGAGTTCGGGATGGACTATCGCTGGCAGATATGTTGCCCCCCTCGGTAGAATCCTATATACTTCGGCATAGCCTTTATCAGGAGGATAGCGATCTCACGCGCATCTAA